Proteins from one Melioribacteraceae bacterium 4301-Me genomic window:
- a CDS encoding T9SS type A sorting domain-containing protein: MSKQNSMMQRLLLKAFLSLLLFANLLFAQNYPFYFSVDCPKFIPENKNFDISITSRFYNKFADVNFFLFTESNIVIEEATLKAVDFEKKIKAKESGLNKDGWKAYKIKLPLDDPQFKVLNPFQVEVTLNPNYNSEGNINFAVETKTLKNNAKPVSAYYGNLSLVKFETYTPQLVSGRSLLLKENSKFSFKINDKNTIKNILTEFWVKFSSPVQDFITIENSAEGDTLLSLSNNKFYIASVKDLPDLKIFNQAFLGRNTWSHVTIRLTPMSKTAEIWINDILVFSYSIKKEFSVNDLIFTFSGSLNSSPYQIDLLKVWDFNNSVYRSFDNKNYLSYYADSSRILFSMNFDNYSQINSSSPLVDVSNVMLLSSDAPIFSRVPVLNLTSFDNYNLIQWHAQDVKNVGTYVIEKATKGNQFDEVYSIDADEDQSKIYSYTDFKNYGDDVVSYRLKQLNKDGTVSYSSVVKIGQGEKKPFIIDQNYPNPFNPVTTIIIDIIEPTDIKITVYDLVGKEIEELYSGYLQSGKYNFTFDGSKLPSGIYFYEVKTPRFSEVRKMILAK, translated from the coding sequence ATGAGTAAACAGAATTCGATGATGCAAAGGCTACTGTTAAAAGCTTTTTTGTCACTTTTACTTTTTGCAAATCTGTTATTTGCTCAAAATTATCCTTTTTATTTCTCAGTCGATTGCCCTAAGTTTATCCCCGAAAACAAAAATTTTGACATTTCAATAACATCTCGATTTTATAATAAATTTGCTGATGTTAACTTTTTCTTGTTTACTGAAAGTAACATAGTAATTGAAGAGGCAACTTTAAAGGCGGTAGACTTCGAAAAGAAGATAAAAGCTAAAGAAAGTGGATTGAATAAAGATGGCTGGAAAGCATATAAAATAAAATTACCGTTGGATGACCCCCAGTTTAAAGTCCTTAATCCATTCCAAGTAGAAGTAACTCTAAATCCAAATTACAATTCTGAAGGTAACATTAATTTTGCGGTTGAAACTAAAACTTTAAAAAATAATGCTAAACCTGTTAGTGCCTATTATGGCAATCTTTCTCTCGTTAAGTTTGAGACTTACACACCGCAATTGGTATCCGGCCGCTCACTCCTTCTTAAAGAAAATTCTAAGTTCTCTTTTAAGATTAATGATAAGAACACTATAAAAAACATATTGACTGAGTTTTGGGTAAAATTTAGTTCACCAGTCCAAGATTTTATTACTATTGAAAACTCTGCTGAAGGTGATACTTTACTTTCCTTAAGTAATAATAAATTTTACATTGCTTCTGTAAAAGATTTACCAGATCTCAAAATTTTTAATCAAGCTTTTTTGGGTAGAAATACATGGTCCCATGTAACAATTCGTTTAACACCTATGAGCAAAACTGCTGAAATATGGATTAATGACATATTAGTTTTTTCATACTCGATTAAGAAAGAATTTTCAGTTAATGATTTAATTTTTACTTTTAGCGGCTCTTTAAATAGTAGCCCTTACCAAATCGACCTGTTGAAAGTATGGGATTTTAATAATTCAGTTTATCGTTCTTTTGACAACAAAAATTACTTGAGTTATTATGCTGATAGTTCTCGAATTCTGTTTTCGATGAATTTTGATAACTATAGTCAAATAAACTCAAGTTCACCTTTAGTAGATGTTTCAAATGTAATGTTGTTAAGTTCCGATGCCCCAATTTTTTCACGTGTGCCTGTACTTAATTTAACTTCTTTTGATAATTATAATTTGATTCAATGGCACGCTCAAGATGTTAAAAACGTTGGAACTTATGTGATTGAAAAGGCAACTAAGGGGAATCAATTTGATGAGGTCTACAGCATTGATGCAGATGAGGACCAATCAAAAATATACAGCTATACTGACTTTAAGAATTATGGTGATGATGTAGTAAGCTATCGATTGAAACAGTTAAATAAAGATGGAACTGTAAGCTATTCTTCGGTGGTAAAAATTGGACAAGGTGAGAAAAAACCATTTATAATTGACCAAAATTATCCTAATCCTTTTAATCCCGTAACTACTATTATTATAGATATAATTGAGCCTACCGATATAAAAATAACTGTCTACGATTTAGTTGGTAAAGAAATTGAAGAGCTGTACTCTGGTTACCTTCAATCAGGTAAATACAACTTCACATTTGATGGAAGCAAGCTGCCATCTGGCATTTACTTTTATGAAGTTAAAACACCAAGATTTAGCGAAGTAAGGAAAATGATTTTGGCAAAGTAA
- a CDS encoding YifB family Mg chelatase-like AAA ATPase, which produces MFSKILSSATFGIDAYLVEVETHSEKQLPSITIVGLPDSAVKESKERVIAAIKNSGIEFPLRKLTINLAPADIKKEGSSFDLPIAIGILAANSVVNVDSLDDIVILGELSLDGTLRKVKGALPIAVEARQKGIRKIILPIESVKEASIVDGIEVYGFESLNEVIDFLNGDKTAEPIKTDKDSIFAEVNTYQLDFSDVKGQENAKRALEIAAAGGHNILMIGPPGSGKTMLAKRLPTILPPLTFEEALETTKIHSVAGILPKDKALITERPFRSPHHTVSDAALIGGGTFPRPGEVSFAHHGVLFLDELPEFKKNVLEVMRQPLEDYKVTISRSKMSLEFPANFMLAAAMNPCPCGFFTDPNKECTCTTSQIQKYMAKVSGPLLDRIDIHIEVPAVKYNELSSDTKGEKSEEIRKRVVAARKIQLERFKGIKGIYNNADMGTREVRQYCKLDNASSELLKMAMTKLGLSARAYDRILKVSRTIADLENSDKILTHHISEAIQYRSLDRDIWGH; this is translated from the coding sequence ATGTTTTCAAAGATTCTTTCAAGTGCCACATTCGGAATTGATGCTTACCTTGTAGAGGTAGAGACACATTCAGAAAAACAATTACCATCAATAACAATAGTTGGTTTACCCGATAGCGCTGTAAAAGAAAGTAAAGAAAGAGTAATAGCTGCAATAAAAAATTCCGGAATTGAATTCCCTTTAAGGAAATTAACTATCAACCTTGCACCTGCAGATATTAAAAAAGAAGGCAGTTCATTTGATCTTCCGATTGCAATTGGAATTTTAGCTGCAAATTCCGTTGTAAATGTTGATTCTCTCGATGATATCGTAATACTTGGTGAACTGTCATTAGATGGTACGTTACGAAAAGTTAAAGGAGCACTTCCAATTGCCGTAGAAGCTCGACAAAAAGGAATTAGAAAAATAATATTGCCAATAGAATCTGTTAAAGAAGCTTCAATTGTAGATGGAATTGAAGTATACGGTTTTGAATCGTTGAATGAAGTAATAGATTTTTTGAACGGAGATAAGACTGCAGAGCCAATTAAAACTGATAAAGATTCGATATTTGCTGAAGTTAATACATACCAGCTTGACTTTTCTGACGTAAAAGGACAGGAAAATGCAAAACGTGCTTTGGAAATTGCAGCAGCAGGTGGACATAATATATTGATGATAGGTCCTCCAGGCTCAGGTAAAACTATGCTTGCAAAACGACTGCCTACAATTCTTCCCCCATTAACATTTGAAGAAGCACTTGAAACTACTAAAATTCATTCGGTTGCTGGAATTTTACCAAAGGATAAAGCCTTAATAACAGAAAGACCTTTTCGCAGTCCACATCATACAGTTTCAGATGCGGCTTTAATTGGTGGCGGAACTTTTCCGCGGCCTGGAGAAGTTTCTTTTGCTCATCATGGTGTTTTGTTCTTAGATGAGCTCCCTGAATTCAAAAAAAATGTCTTGGAAGTAATGAGGCAGCCTTTGGAAGATTATAAAGTAACAATTAGTCGTTCTAAAATGTCACTTGAATTTCCGGCCAACTTTATGCTCGCAGCTGCAATGAACCCTTGTCCATGTGGTTTTTTCACCGACCCAAACAAAGAATGCACTTGTACTACTTCTCAAATTCAAAAGTATATGGCAAAAGTTTCTGGACCGCTGTTGGATAGAATAGATATTCACATAGAAGTACCTGCTGTTAAGTATAATGAACTGTCTTCCGATACAAAGGGCGAAAAATCTGAAGAAATAAGAAAAAGAGTTGTTGCAGCAAGGAAAATCCAATTGGAAAGATTTAAAGGTATTAAAGGTATATATAACAATGCTGATATGGGTACACGCGAGGTTAGACAATATTGTAAATTAGATAATGCAAGTTCTGAACTGCTGAAAATGGCAATGACTAAACTGGGTTTATCAGCAAGAGCTTACGACAGAATATTAAAGGTTAGCAGAACAATAGCTGATTTGGAAAACTCAGATAAAATTTTGACTCACCATATAAGTGAGGCAATCCAATATAGAAGTCTAGATAGAGATATTTGGGGACATTGA
- a CDS encoding LacI family DNA-binding transcriptional regulator, whose translation MSTTIKDVAKKAGVSIATVSLAIQNNSRISTATRNKVLRVIKELNYHPSRSAKGLVTKTTGNIGFVLTDDHFLKTEPFYTMIFLGTEFVTRGNNYYVLLATIKREFTEDDELPRFILEQSVDGIIIAGKVPEIFLRKLSSYNIPLVFVDFFPPTGKHSVVMVDNINGGFIATKHLIDLGHKNIAFLGADITHPSISERLTGYKQALESSNIKIDPKLIITDEDYPARQNGYNAAKRLLEMSKSVTAIFACNDAMAIGVMQYCADNHINIPNDISLVGFDDVEADLMLNPPLTTVRVPKVELGIEAMNMIISMISDKSNHHPKKILVPVELIIRNSTKRI comes from the coding sequence ATGTCTACAACTATAAAAGATGTGGCCAAAAAAGCTGGGGTTTCAATAGCTACTGTATCTTTAGCAATTCAAAACAATAGTAGAATTTCCACTGCTACTAGAAATAAGGTACTGCGAGTAATTAAAGAACTAAATTACCACCCTTCAAGATCTGCCAAAGGTCTAGTAACAAAAACAACAGGCAATATTGGCTTTGTATTAACAGATGACCACTTTCTCAAGACTGAACCTTTTTATACAATGATTTTCTTAGGAACCGAGTTTGTTACAAGAGGAAATAACTACTATGTACTACTAGCCACAATAAAAAGAGAATTTACAGAAGATGATGAACTACCACGGTTTATCTTGGAACAAAGTGTTGATGGTATTATTATAGCAGGTAAAGTACCTGAAATATTTTTACGAAAATTATCCTCTTATAATATACCTTTAGTCTTTGTCGATTTCTTTCCGCCAACGGGCAAACACTCTGTTGTAATGGTTGATAATATAAATGGAGGTTTTATTGCAACCAAACATCTTATTGACTTAGGACATAAAAACATAGCTTTTTTGGGGGCTGACATCACACATCCAAGTATATCTGAACGGTTGACTGGTTATAAGCAAGCCCTTGAAAGCTCTAACATTAAAATTGACCCAAAGCTGATTATTACCGATGAGGATTATCCAGCCAGACAAAATGGTTATAACGCAGCTAAACGTTTACTCGAAATGAGTAAAAGTGTAACAGCAATTTTTGCATGCAATGATGCAATGGCTATTGGCGTTATGCAGTATTGTGCTGATAACCATATAAATATCCCAAATGATATATCTCTAGTCGGCTTCGACGATGTTGAAGCAGATTTAATGCTTAATCCACCTCTGACTACTGTAAGAGTTCCTAAAGTGGAGCTTGGTATTGAAGCAATGAACATGATAATAAGTATGATTTCAGATAAATCAAATCATCATCCCAAAAAAATTTTGGTACCCGTTGAATTAATTATACGCAATTCAACTAAAAGGATTTAG